One genomic window of Candidatus Pseudobacter hemicellulosilyticus includes the following:
- a CDS encoding SusC/RagA family TonB-linked outer membrane protein yields MKLSILLLFFAITQVNAEKVFSQTITASFEKAELRTVLNAIEKKGKVRFIYNYDLSLLSRKVDFSVKNASITEALNKLLDNSGLQYRQMGSNLIVISPGYPTDPEPPTRATVTGVVTDNNSQPLMGVSVSVKASTLGTVTDENGRYTLNIPSGNAVLLFSIVGFAPQEQALSGKSVLNVTLTAISINLNEVVVVGYGTQKKASVTGAIASVPMNEISDMPVANVATALQGKISGVVIQQNSGSPGRTPAIKVRGFGSISAGTGPLIVVDGNIVPASVFGLLDAEEIDKIDVLKDASSAAIYGSRGANGVILVTTKKGVSGKPRLGLNMYTGFQQVTNKIPLMNSQEFAAFAKEAANNAYLDNVPGASVDDPNSVRPSNYLRYRYPRGDLFDWFNFDDPAKVAALPYYDFQDLIFRTAPISNYQFSASGGSDNVRYAVSAGYLTQKGIIKRSAMDRYTLRANVDLKAAPKLTIGMNINPSYRITDEVRSDGHWSENGIINAALTAMPLAPIYNENGGYSSQTALAALYNYPGITNPVANITEYNSKFHQLNLLSSAYAEYQFLPNLKYRVSGNAIIYSNRRNVFTTSKMPLNQQLPPTAATGYAFTEQSLSWLVNQVLTYKTSLWKHHNLEVLAGMESNKLQYQSSQGNGGTFANDIVQTLNAAGQPLSVTSQITENATVSYFARIDYNYKTKYLLKLSVRRDGSSIFGPDKRFGTFPAASIGWRLTEEPFLYALPAVSELKLRASYGLSGNNSFNNYYPYVGGVGSTNYAFSDNLVTGLAMNSLGNTGLSWERNQQLDLGMDIGLFKNRLTITVDYYDRITRDLLLSVNVPTLTGFGSAFKNMGKMNNKGFEFGVSSYNLTGAFTWNTSANLSFNRNKVLALGPTGDPILSGSGVGETNKTMIGEPIGSFFGYKAIGVFRDAADLAAHPHDNTSRPGDVKYADVNGDKVLDAKDRTIIGNNQPDFIYGINNSFSYKNIDLAVSLQGTQGGQILNLSRRFFNNQEGGGNNLAIVLDRWRSPENPGNGTEPRANARTTGNNNAVSSRWVEDGSYLRIQNISLGYKLSKAAANRLGLQSLRFYASAQNLHTWSNYMNYNPEVSNYEGPLTGGVDYGSYPLAKTVTFGINIGF; encoded by the coding sequence ATGAAGCTTTCCATTCTCCTTCTCTTCTTTGCTATCACCCAGGTCAATGCCGAGAAAGTATTCAGCCAGACCATCACCGCCAGCTTTGAAAAAGCGGAGCTGCGCACGGTGCTGAATGCCATTGAAAAAAAGGGAAAGGTCAGGTTCATTTACAACTACGATCTCAGCCTGCTGTCCCGGAAAGTGGACTTTTCCGTAAAGAATGCAAGCATAACCGAAGCGCTCAATAAATTACTGGACAATTCCGGCCTGCAGTACCGCCAGATGGGCAGTAACCTCATCGTTATTTCACCCGGCTACCCCACAGATCCCGAGCCGCCAACCCGCGCTACGGTAACGGGCGTGGTTACGGACAACAACAGCCAGCCATTAATGGGCGTAAGCGTCAGCGTAAAAGCCTCCACCCTTGGCACTGTTACCGATGAGAACGGACGTTATACGCTGAATATCCCTTCCGGCAATGCTGTCTTATTGTTCTCTATTGTCGGCTTTGCCCCTCAGGAACAGGCGCTGTCCGGAAAGTCGGTCCTCAATGTAACACTGACAGCCATTTCCATCAATCTTAACGAAGTGGTAGTAGTAGGTTATGGCACCCAGAAAAAAGCCAGTGTGACCGGCGCCATTGCTTCCGTACCCATGAACGAGATCAGCGATATGCCGGTAGCCAACGTCGCCACTGCCTTGCAGGGAAAGATCTCCGGCGTGGTGATACAGCAGAATTCCGGCAGCCCGGGCAGAACGCCGGCCATCAAGGTAAGGGGCTTCGGCTCCATTTCCGCAGGCACCGGTCCACTCATAGTAGTAGACGGCAACATTGTGCCTGCTTCTGTTTTTGGTTTGCTGGACGCTGAGGAGATAGACAAGATAGATGTGCTGAAAGACGCGTCCTCCGCAGCTATTTACGGTTCCCGCGGCGCCAATGGCGTGATCCTGGTCACTACCAAAAAAGGGGTTTCCGGCAAACCCCGGCTGGGGCTTAACATGTACACCGGCTTCCAGCAGGTGACCAACAAGATCCCCCTGATGAACTCACAGGAATTTGCAGCATTTGCCAAAGAAGCAGCCAATAACGCCTACCTGGACAATGTGCCCGGCGCTTCTGTTGACGACCCCAACAGCGTACGTCCTTCTAACTACCTGCGTTACCGGTATCCCCGGGGAGACCTTTTTGACTGGTTCAACTTTGACGATCCCGCCAAGGTAGCTGCCCTGCCCTATTATGATTTCCAGGACCTCATCTTCCGCACAGCGCCCATCAGCAACTACCAGTTCAGCGCTTCCGGAGGTTCCGACAATGTCCGGTATGCCGTCAGCGCAGGTTACCTGACGCAGAAAGGCATTATCAAAAGATCGGCGATGGACCGTTATACACTCCGTGCCAATGTGGACCTGAAAGCAGCACCGAAATTAACCATCGGCATGAACATCAACCCTTCCTACAGGATCACGGACGAGGTCCGGTCAGACGGTCACTGGTCTGAAAATGGCATCATCAATGCCGCACTCACGGCCATGCCGCTGGCGCCGATCTATAACGAGAACGGCGGCTATTCTTCCCAAACTGCTTTGGCCGCCCTGTACAACTATCCCGGCATTACCAACCCTGTGGCGAATATCACGGAATACAATTCCAAATTCCACCAGCTTAACCTGCTGTCCAGCGCCTATGCAGAATACCAGTTCCTGCCTAACCTGAAGTACAGGGTATCCGGCAACGCCATCATCTATTCAAACCGGAGAAATGTATTCACTACCTCCAAAATGCCGCTGAACCAGCAGCTGCCGCCCACGGCAGCCACCGGGTACGCTTTTACAGAGCAGAGTCTGAGCTGGCTGGTGAACCAGGTATTGACCTACAAGACATCTTTATGGAAGCACCACAACCTTGAAGTGCTGGCAGGTATGGAATCCAACAAACTGCAATACCAGTCGTCCCAGGGCAATGGCGGCACTTTTGCCAACGACATTGTGCAAACGCTGAATGCAGCCGGGCAACCTTTGAGCGTCACCTCGCAGATCACCGAGAATGCTACCGTATCCTATTTTGCACGGATAGACTATAACTACAAAACAAAATACCTGCTGAAACTGTCCGTCCGCCGCGATGGCTCTTCCATCTTCGGTCCGGATAAACGCTTTGGCACCTTCCCTGCCGCCTCCATTGGCTGGCGGCTGACGGAAGAGCCATTCCTGTATGCGCTTCCTGCAGTCTCCGAACTGAAGCTGCGCGCCAGCTATGGGCTTTCCGGCAACAATTCCTTCAACAATTACTATCCCTATGTAGGGGGCGTTGGTTCCACCAACTATGCTTTCAGCGACAACCTGGTGACCGGCCTGGCTATGAACTCGCTGGGCAATACCGGCCTGAGCTGGGAACGCAACCAGCAGCTTGACCTCGGTATGGATATCGGCCTGTTCAAGAACAGGCTGACCATTACGGTAGATTACTACGACCGTATCACCAGAGACCTCTTACTCTCCGTAAACGTTCCCACGCTCACGGGATTTGGTTCCGCCTTCAAGAATATGGGTAAAATGAACAACAAAGGTTTCGAGTTCGGTGTGAGCAGTTATAACCTCACCGGCGCCTTCACCTGGAATACCAGCGCCAACCTGTCGTTCAACAGGAACAAAGTGCTGGCGCTCGGCCCCACCGGTGATCCCATCCTCAGCGGCAGCGGTGTTGGCGAGACCAACAAGACCATGATCGGCGAACCGATCGGCAGTTTCTTTGGCTACAAAGCCATCGGCGTATTCAGGGATGCCGCAGACCTGGCGGCACATCCGCATGATAATACCAGCAGGCCCGGCGATGTAAAATATGCAGATGTGAATGGCGATAAAGTGCTGGATGCAAAGGACAGGACCATCATCGGCAATAACCAGCCTGATTTCATTTATGGCATCAACAACTCTTTTTCCTACAAGAACATAGACCTGGCGGTCTCCCTTCAGGGCACCCAGGGTGGACAGATCCTCAACCTGAGTCGCCGCTTTTTCAATAACCAGGAAGGCGGTGGCAACAACCTCGCAATAGTGCTTGATCGCTGGCGCTCGCCGGAAAACCCGGGCAATGGTACTGAACCCAGGGCCAATGCCAGGACAACAGGCAATAACAACGCTGTCTCTTCCCGCTGGGTAGAAGATGGCTCTTACCTGCGGATCCAGAACATCAGCCTGGGTTACAAACTGTCCAAAGCTGCAGCAAACAGGCTCGGCCTGCAATCCCTGCGCTTCTACGCTTCGGCGCAGAACCTGCACACCTGGTCCAATTACATGAACTACAACCCGGAGGTAAGCAACTATGAAGGACCGCTGACCGGTGGCGTGGACTATGGCAGCTACCCGCTGGCCAAAACTGTGACATTTGGTATCAATATTGGCTTCTAA
- a CDS encoding FecR family protein — MEGEAYFDVTKQAASPFIVHTRDLHVEVLGTAFNVKSYPNDDRTEATLIRGLVQVRRTGDSREKALLLHPHEKVVVNRSADNQEDQPLKPITVQQLKHNLADTSLVETAWVYNKLVFDGEDFRDIANEMERWYNVKISITDPAIARYRFHAKFENETIAEVLAALQASRPFTFKINNHEINIYK, encoded by the coding sequence CTGGAGGGCGAAGCCTATTTTGATGTTACCAAACAGGCAGCCAGTCCTTTCATTGTCCATACCCGTGATCTGCACGTTGAAGTATTGGGAACGGCCTTCAACGTAAAGAGCTATCCGAATGATGACAGGACAGAAGCTACCCTGATCCGCGGCCTGGTACAGGTGCGCAGAACGGGCGACAGCCGGGAGAAAGCCCTTCTCCTGCACCCGCACGAGAAAGTTGTAGTGAACAGATCAGCTGACAACCAGGAAGACCAGCCATTGAAACCTATCACTGTCCAACAGCTCAAACATAACCTTGCAGATACATCACTGGTAGAAACAGCCTGGGTATATAATAAGTTGGTGTTTGACGGAGAGGATTTCCGGGACATCGCCAACGAAATGGAAAGATGGTACAATGTAAAAATATCAATTACTGATCCTGCCATAGCGCGTTACAGGTTCCATGCAAAGTTCGAGAACGAAACGATAGCGGAAGTACTCGCTGCCCTGCAGGCGTCACGGCCATTTACCTTTAAAATCAATAACCATGAGATAAATATTTACAAGTAA
- a CDS encoding RNA polymerase sigma-70 factor: MPTTPRHTSEQEPLINPQQLAAGDEPAFRQLFRYYSPRLNQFAYSIIKIKEAADEIVDDVFVKLWKQRENATAITNIRVYLYVAVKNSSLNYLSSKAHRQITEPFNHLDIELGHDQAPDQRMISAELQARITAAVESLPPRCKMIFKLVREDGLRYKDVAEILNLTVNTVDAQMVIALKRISEKVQSHFTSFPRKTSKK, from the coding sequence TTGCCAACCACTCCACGTCATACCAGTGAGCAGGAGCCCCTTATCAACCCACAGCAGCTTGCAGCTGGTGATGAACCCGCTTTCCGGCAGTTGTTCCGGTATTACAGCCCCCGCCTCAATCAGTTCGCTTATTCCATTATCAAGATCAAAGAAGCAGCCGACGAGATCGTGGACGATGTATTTGTCAAGCTCTGGAAGCAGCGGGAAAATGCTACGGCTATCACCAATATCCGCGTATATCTGTATGTAGCCGTCAAGAACAGCTCACTCAATTACCTCTCCTCCAAAGCCCACCGGCAGATCACCGAGCCTTTCAATCACCTGGATATTGAACTGGGGCACGACCAGGCGCCGGATCAGCGCATGATCAGTGCTGAGCTCCAGGCCCGGATCACGGCAGCCGTGGAATCCCTGCCCCCACGCTGCAAAATGATCTTCAAACTGGTACGGGAAGACGGCCTCCGTTATAAAGACGTGGCAGAGATCCTCAACCTTACCGTCAATACCGTAGACGCACAGATGGTCATTGCCCTGAAACGCATCTCAGAAAAAGTACAATCCCATTTCACCAGCTTTCCCCGGAAAACGAGCAAAAAATAA
- a CDS encoding HAMP domain-containing sensor histidine kinase has protein sequence MIQPLFNWRTGLALIAIAIVSGTIFYSQYLARKIAGEERQKVAQWVEAGKLLLNDTTGLSDQLAGIIITGNTSIPIIETDEQDQITQYVNLDAASIAADSTFLHRQLEEFRSSNEPITWTDPRDSTRINHYYYGHTSLLNQVRYYPLVQLFIVTLFIVITITALTMTARSAQNQVWAGMAKETAHQLGTPLTSLQGWVEMLKESHSNDKIVAELEKDINRLKLVSDRFGKIGSTPHLERHELIGQVNSMIEYMRKRSSGRVHFTLDTHGASSMTASISPPLFDWVIENLLKNALDAMEGKGQITVSMQEQGQQVLIDVSDTGKGISLQHIRKVFKPGFTTKKRGWGLGLSLSRRIIEQYHRGELFVKHSEPGKGTTFRIVLKNNALTN, from the coding sequence ATGATTCAGCCATTATTCAACTGGAGAACAGGTCTGGCCCTCATAGCTATTGCTATTGTGAGTGGCACCATCTTCTATTCCCAGTACCTGGCGCGGAAGATAGCCGGTGAGGAAAGACAGAAAGTAGCCCAATGGGTGGAAGCCGGTAAACTGCTGCTGAATGATACTACTGGTCTGAGCGACCAGCTGGCAGGCATTATCATTACCGGGAACACCAGTATCCCTATTATTGAAACGGACGAGCAGGACCAGATCACCCAGTATGTGAACCTGGACGCTGCCAGCATTGCGGCCGACAGTACCTTCCTGCACAGACAGCTGGAAGAGTTCCGTTCCAGCAATGAGCCCATCACCTGGACCGATCCCCGGGACTCCACCCGCATCAATCACTATTATTATGGGCATACCTCCCTGCTGAACCAGGTGCGCTATTACCCGCTGGTGCAGCTGTTCATTGTAACGCTTTTTATTGTGATCACTATTACGGCGCTGACCATGACCGCCCGCTCTGCACAGAACCAGGTCTGGGCCGGTATGGCCAAGGAAACGGCCCACCAGCTGGGCACTCCACTAACCTCCCTGCAGGGCTGGGTGGAAATGCTGAAAGAAAGTCATAGCAATGATAAGATAGTGGCCGAGCTGGAAAAGGATATCAACCGGCTCAAGCTGGTCTCCGACCGTTTTGGAAAGATCGGCAGCACGCCTCACCTGGAACGGCATGAGCTGATAGGCCAGGTGAACTCGATGATAGAATATATGCGGAAGCGCTCTTCCGGTCGTGTCCATTTCACATTGGACACCCACGGGGCCAGCAGCATGACCGCCAGCATCTCCCCGCCCCTGTTTGACTGGGTCATTGAGAACCTGCTCAAGAATGCACTGGACGCCATGGAAGGCAAGGGGCAGATCACCGTGAGCATGCAGGAGCAGGGCCAGCAGGTACTGATCGATGTCAGCGATACCGGCAAAGGCATCAGCCTCCAGCATATCCGGAAAGTCTTCAAACCAGGTTTCACCACCAAAAAACGTGGCTGGGGCCTGGGGCTTAGCCTGTCCCGCCGGATCATTGAGCAATACCACCGCGGCGAACTCTTTGTAAAACATTCCGAACCCGGAAAAGGAACAACTTTCCGGATAGTTTTAAAAAATAATGCGCTAACTAATTAG
- a CDS encoding glycosyltransferase family 2 protein yields the protein MTTPLVSIVILNWNGRHHLAQFLPSVMASVYGNKEVVVIDNASTDDSVTFLRQQYPAVRVVQLERNFGFAQGYNEGLKQVAADYYVLLNSDVEVTPGWIEPVVRLMEKDPAIAVSQPKILQYHNKTLFEYAGAAGGWLDCLGYPFARGRVFDVCETDNGQYDEPAPIFWAGGCAMFVKAAVYQELGGLDNYFFAHQEEIDLCWRVQLAGYKVYACPQSAVYHVGGGTLPKGNARKVFLNFRNNLIMMAKNLPVGEAVGKIFVRFWLDAVSAWKSLLAGEWNYFWAVLCAHVAFFGWLFSGPRQVTGRRDKQLLLNGYLHKSVVWCHFAKGLKTFEEIVGKKC from the coding sequence ATGACTACTCCTTTAGTATCCATAGTGATCCTTAACTGGAATGGGCGGCATCACCTGGCCCAGTTCCTGCCATCGGTGATGGCTTCGGTATATGGTAATAAGGAAGTGGTGGTGATAGACAATGCCTCTACGGATGATTCCGTGACCTTCCTGCGGCAGCAGTATCCCGCTGTGCGGGTAGTGCAGCTGGAGCGCAACTTTGGCTTTGCACAGGGATACAATGAAGGATTGAAACAGGTGGCGGCCGATTACTACGTGCTGCTGAACTCTGATGTGGAAGTAACACCGGGATGGATTGAGCCGGTGGTGCGGCTGATGGAAAAAGATCCGGCTATCGCGGTCAGTCAACCGAAGATCCTGCAATACCACAATAAAACATTGTTTGAATATGCCGGCGCTGCCGGTGGCTGGCTGGATTGCCTGGGTTATCCTTTTGCCCGCGGCCGTGTGTTTGATGTTTGTGAAACGGACAATGGCCAGTATGATGAGCCGGCGCCCATTTTCTGGGCCGGTGGCTGCGCTATGTTTGTCAAAGCAGCTGTTTATCAGGAGCTGGGCGGACTGGATAATTATTTCTTTGCACACCAGGAAGAAATAGATCTCTGCTGGCGGGTACAGCTGGCAGGGTATAAGGTATATGCCTGCCCGCAGTCGGCAGTATATCATGTAGGTGGCGGCACCTTGCCCAAGGGCAATGCCCGTAAAGTATTCCTCAACTTCCGGAACAACCTGATTATGATGGCCAAGAACCTGCCGGTGGGCGAGGCCGTGGGAAAGATCTTTGTACGTTTCTGGCTGGATGCCGTCTCTGCCTGGAAATCATTACTGGCCGGAGAGTGGAATTATTTCTGGGCCGTGCTTTGTGCGCATGTGGCTTTCTTCGGCTGGCTGTTCAGTGGCCCCAGGCAGGTCACAGGACGCAGGGATAAACAATTGTTATTGAATGGGTACCTGCATAAAAGCGTGGTCTGGTGCCACTTTGCAAAGGGGTTGAAGACTTTTGAAGAAATTGTTGGGAAGAAATGCTGA
- a CDS encoding HmuY family protein, with translation MNNSNSLHRLLTLLTATALLFSACSKDSDDPLEEDKTTVKTGVYVVSNLAADTLASSGSDARPLYFSLEQNKVIPESERYSDKWDICFTSIYNSSVYANNGGAIGTPGYGSPGRGGIYLVVDRKFDKSYGYDTINFKPAVLPIPLDLFDQAFQAVKTVPVADIEFQTRVPISLDHFQSSGDGWGYYDFYGSLFPDNPRKAHVVYTLPRAMIVRTAKGKYAKITIKSIYKDIPANPDRDNKPGYVSFSYAIQMDGSKNLDITP, from the coding sequence ATGAACAATAGCAACAGCCTTCACCGGCTATTAACCCTGCTGACAGCCACTGCCCTGCTGTTCAGCGCCTGCTCTAAAGACAGCGATGACCCGCTGGAAGAAGACAAGACCACCGTTAAGACCGGCGTGTATGTGGTCAGCAACCTGGCCGCAGACACCCTTGCCAGTTCCGGCAGTGACGCCAGACCACTTTACTTCAGCCTGGAACAAAACAAAGTGATCCCTGAATCAGAAAGATACTCCGACAAATGGGATATCTGTTTTACCAGCATTTACAACAGCAGTGTATATGCCAACAATGGCGGCGCTATCGGTACGCCTGGCTATGGAAGTCCCGGCAGGGGCGGCATCTACTTAGTGGTGGACAGAAAATTTGACAAAAGTTACGGCTATGACACCATCAACTTCAAACCGGCCGTGCTGCCCATTCCCCTGGACCTGTTTGACCAGGCTTTCCAGGCCGTGAAAACCGTACCGGTAGCCGATATTGAGTTCCAGACCCGTGTGCCCATCTCACTGGACCATTTCCAGAGCAGCGGCGACGGCTGGGGTTATTATGATTTCTATGGCTCCCTGTTCCCCGACAATCCCCGTAAAGCGCATGTGGTGTATACGCTACCCAGGGCTATGATCGTGCGCACGGCCAAAGGCAAATATGCCAAGATCACCATCAAAAGTATTTACAAGGACATACCGGCCAATCCCGACCGCGACAACAAACCCGGTTATGTCAGCTTCTCCTACGCTATCCAGATGGATGGCAGCAAAAACCTGGACATCACTCCGTAA
- a CDS encoding PAS domain-containing protein, which produces MSSEQIAGLQFLQGGGEMCRLTRTKDWSATPVGHPSQWSQSLRTTLGIILNSRFPMFLWWGPELICFYNDAYRPSLGDNGKHPSILGQPAREAWPEIWTVIHPLIQQVLTTGESVWFEDRLIPIFRNGQLEEVYWTFSYSPVPGESGLPDGVLVTCVENTQKVKLYQALQHREDQLNFMINAANLGTWDLDPTTFRFTANQQVLDWFGLPKEPAIDLEAAINRVVEKDRHALMRAIQTALKPGSDGHLEIEYGVLRPGQLKDRRLLAKGKAAFNELGLPVRFSGTLQDITSQVTAKRQLEENERNFRSIILQAPVAIAIFRGQQHRVEVVNSRALQLWGRTRDEILHRSILDAMPELDGQGFREILDNVLKTGERFAATEWPVRIRRNKELHTAYVNFIYEPLHDIDGNINGIMTVGTEVTEQVVSRREILLAYRQIKENEEKLNVVIQASELGTYEWDLLSNALVLSARYLEVFGYGPGEKPSHEELFGRLHPQDLAVRNQAFKAALSSGTLHYEARVIRRDESVSWIEAKGKVFYDEQKRPTKMTGTLRDISDQKRHQQEQKEFTHLLEKQVQERTRELEKKNRELERMNTELQSFAYVSSHDLQEPLRKIMTFASQILKREHDSLSETGKDYFRRMHNAANRMQILIDDLLTYSRANTGERVFKQADLNLLLTEVRNDLKETITEKQAVIESDQLCTVSIIPFQFNQLLQNLIGNALKFSRPGIPPRILIRSEVLPPGEMELPHADPGKPVCHLSISDNGIGFEPEYRERIFEVFQRLHGREEYSGTGIGLAIVKKIVDNHHGLIRATGEPDHGAVFDIFIPMN; this is translated from the coding sequence ATGAGTTCGGAACAGATAGCTGGTTTACAATTTTTACAGGGTGGGGGTGAAATGTGCAGGCTGACAAGGACCAAAGACTGGAGCGCCACACCTGTGGGCCATCCCAGCCAGTGGTCGCAGTCCCTGCGTACCACCCTGGGCATCATCCTGAATTCCAGGTTCCCCATGTTCCTCTGGTGGGGGCCTGAGCTGATCTGTTTTTACAATGATGCTTACCGGCCCAGCCTGGGCGATAATGGCAAGCATCCCTCCATCCTGGGACAGCCCGCCCGCGAAGCCTGGCCCGAGATCTGGACGGTTATCCATCCGCTGATCCAGCAGGTGCTGACCACCGGTGAGTCAGTCTGGTTTGAAGACCGGCTGATCCCCATTTTTCGCAATGGTCAGCTGGAAGAAGTGTACTGGACCTTCAGCTATAGCCCCGTTCCAGGGGAGTCCGGCCTGCCGGACGGTGTGCTGGTCACCTGCGTGGAGAATACCCAGAAAGTAAAACTATACCAGGCCCTGCAGCACCGGGAGGATCAGCTGAACTTCATGATCAATGCCGCCAACCTGGGCACCTGGGACCTGGATCCCACCACTTTCCGTTTCACCGCCAACCAGCAGGTGCTGGACTGGTTTGGCCTGCCTAAGGAACCTGCCATAGACCTGGAGGCGGCCATCAACAGGGTAGTGGAGAAAGACCGGCATGCTTTGATGAGGGCCATACAGACCGCGCTCAAACCCGGGTCCGACGGCCATCTTGAAATTGAATATGGCGTACTGCGTCCCGGTCAGCTGAAAGACCGGCGGCTGCTGGCCAAAGGCAAAGCCGCATTCAATGAGCTGGGACTGCCCGTAAGGTTCAGCGGCACGCTGCAGGATATCACTTCCCAGGTAACAGCCAAGCGGCAGCTGGAAGAGAACGAACGGAATTTCCGCTCCATCATTTTGCAGGCGCCGGTGGCCATTGCCATTTTTCGCGGTCAGCAGCACCGGGTGGAAGTGGTGAACAGCCGGGCCCTTCAGTTATGGGGACGAACCAGGGACGAGATACTGCACCGCTCGATACTGGATGCCATGCCCGAGCTGGATGGACAGGGATTCCGCGAGATACTGGACAATGTGCTGAAGACCGGAGAGCGTTTTGCCGCCACCGAATGGCCGGTGCGCATCCGGCGCAATAAGGAGCTGCATACTGCCTACGTCAATTTTATTTATGAGCCCCTGCATGATATAGACGGCAATATCAACGGCATCATGACCGTTGGCACCGAGGTCACAGAGCAGGTAGTGTCCAGGCGCGAGATCCTGCTGGCCTACCGGCAGATCAAGGAAAATGAAGAGAAGCTCAACGTGGTGATCCAGGCCAGTGAGCTGGGCACTTATGAATGGGACCTGCTCTCCAATGCACTGGTGCTGTCTGCCCGTTACCTGGAAGTGTTTGGCTATGGACCGGGCGAAAAGCCCTCCCATGAAGAACTCTTCGGCCGCCTGCATCCGCAGGACCTGGCGGTCCGCAACCAGGCTTTCAAAGCAGCACTGAGCAGTGGCACCCTGCATTATGAAGCGCGGGTGATCCGCCGTGATGAGTCTGTTTCCTGGATAGAGGCCAAGGGCAAAGTATTTTACGACGAACAGAAACGGCCCACCAAGATGACGGGTACGCTGCGCGATATATCTGATCAGAAAAGGCACCAGCAGGAACAGAAGGAATTCACCCACCTGCTGGAAAAGCAGGTGCAGGAACGGACCCGCGAGCTGGAAAAAAAGAACCGGGAACTGGAACGCATGAACACCGAACTGCAATCCTTTGCCTATGTGTCCAGCCACGATCTCCAGGAGCCGCTGCGCAAGATCATGACCTTTGCTTCCCAGATCCTGAAACGCGAGCATGATTCCCTGTCGGAAACCGGCAAGGATTATTTCCGGCGCATGCACAATGCCGCCAACAGGATGCAGATCCTGATAGACGACCTGCTGACCTATTCCCGTGCCAATACCGGCGAGCGGGTATTCAAACAGGCCGATCTCAACCTGCTCCTGACTGAAGTGCGGAACGACCTCAAAGAAACCATCACCGAGAAACAGGCCGTTATTGAATCCGACCAGCTCTGTACGGTCAGTATTATTCCTTTCCAGTTCAACCAGCTCCTGCAGAACCTGATCGGCAATGCGCTGAAATTCTCGCGGCCCGGCATACCGCCCCGCATCCTGATCAGGAGTGAGGTGCTGCCGCCGGGAGAAATGGAACTGCCCCATGCAGATCCGGGCAAACCTGTCTGCCACCTCAGCATTTCCGATAACGGTATTGGCTTTGAACCTGAATACAGGGAGCGCATCTTTGAAGTGTTCCAGCGCCTGCATGGCCGGGAAGAATACAGCGGTACCGGCATTGGCCTGGCCATTGTCAAAAAGATAGTGGACAACCACCATGGACTGATCCGCGCCACCGGTGAGCCGGATCATGGCGCCGTATTCGATATTTTTATTCCCATGAACTAA